The following proteins are encoded in a genomic region of Oryctolagus cuniculus chromosome 6, mOryCun1.1, whole genome shotgun sequence:
- the LOC100354653 gene encoding olfactory receptor 2C3, with amino-acid sequence MEGANTSSPPVFILLGFSARPSLESVLFPVVLGFYVVSVLGNGLIILVSCVDVHLHTPMYFFLANLSFLDISFTTSIVPQLLAHLWGPQKTISYAGCVVQFYISHWLGATECVLLAVMSYDRYAAICRPLHYIVIMRPQLCLGLALASWLGGLSTSVVGSTLTLLLPLCGNNRIDHFFCEMPLIMQLACVDTSHNELEMYVASFLFVVLPLGLILVSYGHIARAVANIRSVEGRRKALNTCSSHVAVVTLFYGSIIFMYLQPAKSSSHEQGKFVALFYTVATPTLNPLIYTLRNKDVQKALWHLVSEDCCSFLGKQGQA; translated from the coding sequence ATGGAAGGAGCCAACACAAGCTCCCCTCCAGTCTTCATACTCCTGGGCTTCTCGGCACGGCCCTCACTGGAATCTGTGCTCTTCCCAGTTGTCCTGGGGTTTTATGTCGTGTCTGTCCTGGGCAATGGCCtcatcatcctggtctcctgtgtggacgTGCACCTGCAcacgcccatgtacttcttccttgCCAACCTCTCCTTCCTGGACATTAGCTTCACCACCAGCATTGTCCCGCAActcctggcccacctctgggGACCGCAGAAAACCATAAGCTATGCAGGCTGTGTGGTCCAGTTCTACATCTCTCACTGGCTGGGGGCCACCGAGTGTGTCCTGCTGGCTGTCATGTCCTATGACCGCTACGCCGCCATCTGCAGGCCCCTGCACTACATAGTCATCATGCGCCCACAGCTgtgccttggcctggccctggcctcgtGGCTCGGGGGTCTGAGCACCAGTGTGGTGGGCTCCACACTcaccctgcttctgcctctgtgcgGAAACAACCGCATTGACCACTTCTTCTGTGAGATGCCTCTCATCATGCAGCTTGCGTGTGTGGATACCAGCCACAACGAGCTGGAGATGTATGTGGCCAGCTTCCTGTTTGTCGTCCTGCCCCTGGGCCTGATCCTTGTCTCCTATGGCCACATCGCCAGGGCTGTGGCAAACATCAGGTCAGTGGAAGGGCGGAGAAAGGCGCTCAACACCTGCTCCTCCCATGTGGCGGTTGTGACCCTGTTCTATGGGAGCATCATCTTCATGTACCTGCAGCCAGCCAAGAGCAGCTCTCACGAGCAGGGCAAGTTTGTGGCTCTGTTCTACACCGTGGCCACGCCCACACTGAACCCACTCATTTACACCCTGAGGAACAAGGATGTACAGAAGGCTCTCTGGCACCTCGTCTCAGAGGACTGCTGCAGCTTCCTGGGGAAACAGGGGCAGGCTTAG